A DNA window from Flavisolibacter ginsenosidimutans contains the following coding sequences:
- a CDS encoding DUF6544 family protein, with amino-acid sequence MLRNLLLVILFFHGALHCMGFARAFGYENFAQLTKHIAKPVGLLWLFTALLFFIATVLFFTKNNVWWMVGIVAVMLSQFLIFSVWKEARFGTIANSIILLACLLSFGSWRFEKSYREDVASARQKTKTEADTIGEADLQHLPLPVQKYLRYVGVVGKQKVGCYKALFDGHMRDKGKDWFPFTSEQHNFTGEPTRLFFMKAKMFGITVPGYHHYKNGRAGMHIKLFGIFPMVSESGGVLNKAETVTIFNDMCILAPATLIDKSIQWKAINDTVAKATFTVRDESITAQLLFNVKGELTNFISDDRYAIADKKRYRFSTPVKDYKNFDGYNLPSYGEAIWHYPDGEFVYGQFHIKKIVYNVQ; translated from the coding sequence ATGCTACGTAATCTTCTCCTGGTTATCCTCTTCTTCCACGGCGCACTTCATTGCATGGGCTTTGCCAGGGCTTTCGGTTACGAAAATTTTGCGCAGCTAACAAAGCACATTGCAAAACCGGTTGGCCTGCTGTGGCTTTTTACGGCGTTGTTGTTTTTTATAGCAACGGTTCTGTTCTTTACAAAAAACAATGTGTGGTGGATGGTTGGAATTGTTGCGGTGATGCTGTCACAGTTTCTTATTTTTTCCGTGTGGAAAGAAGCCAGGTTTGGCACCATCGCAAACAGCATTATTCTATTGGCTTGCCTTCTTTCTTTCGGAAGCTGGCGTTTTGAAAAAAGCTACCGGGAAGACGTTGCCAGCGCACGGCAAAAAACAAAAACCGAAGCGGATACTATCGGCGAAGCAGACCTTCAACACTTGCCGCTTCCCGTTCAAAAATACCTGCGGTACGTTGGCGTTGTGGGAAAGCAAAAGGTTGGGTGCTACAAAGCTTTGTTCGATGGTCACATGAGGGACAAAGGAAAAGACTGGTTTCCGTTTACCTCGGAGCAGCACAATTTTACCGGCGAACCCACACGATTATTTTTTATGAAAGCAAAGATGTTTGGTATTACCGTGCCTGGTTACCACCATTACAAGAATGGCCGTGCAGGAATGCACATCAAACTCTTTGGAATTTTTCCAATGGTAAGCGAAAGCGGCGGTGTGTTGAACAAAGCGGAAACCGTCACTATTTTTAACGACATGTGCATTTTAGCACCGGCTACGTTGATTGACAAAAGCATTCAATGGAAAGCGATTAACGATACGGTTGCAAAAGCAACGTTTACCGTGAGAGATGAATCCATTACCGCACAACTTCTGTTCAATGTAAAAGGCGAACTAACAAATTTTATTTCTGATGACCGTTATGCCATCGCCGATAAAAAACGATACCGGTTTTCAACACCGGTAAAAGATTACAAAAACTTCGACGGCTACAACCTGCCTTCTTACGGCGAAGCCATCTGGCATTACCCCGACGGCGAATTTGTGTACGGACAATTTCACATAAAAAAAATCGTGTACAACGTTCAGTAA
- a CDS encoding 1-phosphofructokinase family hexose kinase, translating to MIVTLTLNPALDKSTGVAQLMPEKKMRCSDVLIEAGGGGINVSKAVKELGGESLAVFFAGGLNGETVTQLLKEKDIAVKAIPIKGDTRENFVVNETATARQYRFVMPGPSICKDELKTIEETIFGLPQISFLVCSGSLPPGADASFLGRLALIAKKKGVKFIADSSGAALETIMKNGAYLVKPNLTELCFLAGKEYLEPSEIATFAKAVFHQSNCEAIIVSMGPSGAMLVTKDGAKEFHAPTVKRQTTVGAGDSMVAGIVWMLGKEESLENAVQFGIACGTAATVNKGTQLFKKADALKFYEWMKQNSAAIHDCNEAL from the coding sequence ATGATTGTAACGCTTACACTCAACCCTGCACTTGACAAAAGCACCGGCGTGGCGCAACTGATGCCGGAGAAAAAAATGCGCTGCAGCGATGTGCTGATTGAAGCAGGCGGCGGTGGCATTAACGTAAGCAAAGCGGTGAAAGAACTGGGCGGGGAAAGTCTCGCTGTTTTTTTTGCCGGCGGCCTTAACGGCGAAACGGTAACGCAGCTTCTGAAAGAAAAAGACATCGCGGTAAAAGCCATTCCCATTAAAGGCGACACAAGAGAAAATTTTGTCGTGAACGAAACGGCTACGGCCCGGCAATATCGTTTTGTAATGCCGGGGCCATCCATTTGCAAAGACGAATTGAAAACGATAGAGGAAACAATTTTCGGCTTGCCGCAAATTTCTTTTCTTGTTTGCAGCGGCAGTTTACCGCCCGGTGCTGATGCTTCTTTTCTTGGACGACTGGCCCTCATCGCAAAAAAGAAGGGTGTCAAATTTATTGCTGACAGTTCGGGTGCCGCTTTGGAAACAATCATGAAGAACGGTGCTTACCTCGTTAAGCCAAACCTGACGGAGTTGTGTTTCTTGGCTGGTAAAGAATACCTGGAGCCAAGTGAGATTGCAACGTTCGCAAAAGCCGTTTTTCACCAAAGCAATTGCGAGGCAATCATTGTTTCGATGGGGCCTTCGGGTGCAATGCTGGTAACGAAAGACGGCGCAAAAGAATTTCATGCACCCACGGTAAAAAGGCAAACAACCGTTGGTGCGGGCGACAGCATGGTGGCTGGCATTGTGTGGATGCTGGGAAAAGAGGAAAGCCTGGAAAACGCCGTTCAATTTGGCATTGCCTGCGGCACCGCAGCCACCGTCAACAAGGGAACGCAGTTGTTTAAAAAAGCGGATGCCTTGAAGTTTTATGAATGGATGAAACAGAACAGCGCTGCCATTCATGACTGCAACGAGGCGCTGTAG
- a CDS encoding L,D-transpeptidase family protein: MKKVLACLLMLWGLLSEAKAQWFTAEKLESYKDWPRYSVVKQFYEARGWQPAWIGRDSLQKELLTLLHKSGSLALNEGDYQQGFMSGFYPERLTLRTVDSTETELRFTDAALHFFSELKVGNKSPSLGYNGLPSPNVFPSIASALQAHLLPGELYSLADDLQPQAKAYKNALQLYNRLLQTMQAKGFGEVKIVSSKTDSTNKALLRKLYLLGFTDSVENRSTSNELQKRIKEAQTVFDLLSDGILRSTTLSALNVPVSQRLEELKAAVNLFRWTAAMKEATPVLFVNIPSANFLLYDGEKLLLESRVIAGKPSTPTPTLASTINEVILYPYWNVPNKIATRELLPSIKKNIRFLELGNFQVLNKKGRVVNPYNINWRSLNAANFPYVIRQSTGCDNALGLVKFNFPNPFTVYLHDTPGKILFSSSRRFYSHGCMRVEKPEELAHYLLGGNRIAIDTLTAKGCINQQAPVVVKAEKPLPVVVLYSTVWHTAEGTIRFYNDVYNKLNFIKATAYDP, from the coding sequence ATGAAGAAGGTGCTTGCGTGTTTATTGATGCTTTGGGGCCTGCTTTCAGAAGCAAAAGCCCAATGGTTTACGGCGGAAAAACTTGAGTCCTACAAGGACTGGCCCCGTTATTCAGTGGTCAAACAATTTTACGAAGCCCGCGGTTGGCAACCGGCGTGGATTGGCCGCGATTCGCTGCAAAAGGAATTGCTCACGTTACTGCACAAATCGGGTTCACTGGCGCTGAACGAAGGCGATTACCAGCAAGGATTCATGAGCGGGTTTTATCCTGAGCGATTAACTCTTCGCACGGTTGATTCAACAGAAACAGAACTGCGTTTTACCGATGCGGCGCTTCATTTTTTTTCCGAGCTAAAGGTTGGCAACAAAAGCCCTTCGCTCGGCTACAACGGCCTTCCTTCTCCCAATGTTTTTCCTTCAATCGCTTCCGCCCTGCAAGCGCATTTGCTGCCGGGCGAATTGTACAGCCTGGCAGATGATTTACAACCGCAGGCAAAAGCTTACAAAAATGCGCTTCAGCTTTACAACCGGTTGTTGCAAACAATGCAGGCAAAGGGCTTCGGTGAAGTCAAAATTGTTTCTTCCAAAACCGACAGCACAAACAAGGCCTTGCTGCGCAAACTTTACCTGTTAGGATTTACGGATTCGGTTGAAAACCGCAGCACGAGTAATGAATTACAGAAAAGAATAAAAGAAGCGCAAACAGTTTTTGATTTATTAAGCGATGGAATCCTGCGCAGCACCACACTCTCCGCACTTAACGTTCCGGTAAGCCAACGCCTGGAAGAACTGAAAGCCGCCGTCAACTTGTTTCGCTGGACGGCGGCAATGAAAGAAGCGACGCCGGTACTTTTTGTGAACATTCCTTCCGCTAATTTCCTTCTTTACGACGGCGAAAAGCTTCTTCTTGAATCGAGAGTTATTGCGGGCAAACCGTCCACGCCAACACCAACGCTTGCCAGCACCATTAACGAAGTGATTTTATATCCTTACTGGAACGTACCGAATAAAATTGCAACAAGAGAGTTGCTGCCGAGCATCAAAAAAAATATTCGCTTTCTCGAGCTTGGCAATTTCCAGGTATTGAACAAAAAAGGGCGAGTAGTCAATCCTTACAACATCAACTGGCGTTCGTTAAACGCCGCTAATTTTCCTTACGTCATTCGCCAATCAACCGGCTGCGACAACGCACTGGGTCTCGTCAAGTTTAATTTCCCCAATCCCTTCACGGTTTACCTGCACGATACGCCGGGCAAGATTTTGTTTTCTTCTTCAAGACGGTTTTACAGTCACGGTTGCATGCGGGTAGAAAAGCCAGAAGAATTAGCGCATTATTTATTGGGCGGCAACCGCATCGCCATCGATACGTTAACGGCAAAAGGCTGCATTAACCAGCAAGCGCCGGTTGTGGTGAAAGCAGAGAAACCCTTGCCGGTTGTTGTTCTTTACAGCACGGTGTGGCACACCGCAGAAGGCACCATCCGCTTCTACAATGATGTGTACAACAAATTAAATTTTATCAAAGCCACCGCATACGACCCATGA
- a CDS encoding pyridoxamine 5'-phosphate oxidase family protein: protein MLGTLNASEIEAVLKSGLIGRIGCSADGETYVVPISFAYDGQYIYCHTHEGMKTDIMRRNPRICLQVDEMQNMANWRSVIVQGVYQELTNSGLRAAAMQTLLNRYLPIISSTTTHLGDHWPFHSENIDAIKGVVFRIAIKEKSGRFENSTQSPHMAG, encoded by the coding sequence ATGCTTGGCACGCTCAACGCTTCTGAAATCGAAGCGGTCTTAAAATCGGGTCTGATTGGCCGCATCGGCTGCAGCGCCGATGGCGAAACTTATGTGGTTCCCATCAGCTTTGCCTACGATGGACAATACATTTATTGCCACACCCACGAGGGGATGAAGACGGACATTATGCGCAGGAATCCGCGCATTTGTCTTCAGGTAGATGAGATGCAGAACATGGCCAACTGGCGCAGCGTGATCGTGCAAGGTGTTTACCAGGAGCTAACCAACAGCGGCCTGCGTGCAGCAGCAATGCAAACCTTGCTCAACCGTTACCTGCCCATCATTTCCAGCACCACCACGCACCTTGGCGATCACTGGCCCTTTCACTCAGAAAACATTGATGCCATCAAGGGCGTCGTGTTTCGCATCGCCATCAAAGAAAAAAGCGGACGCTTCGAAAACTCCACCCAATCGCCGCACATGGCAGGATAA
- the mgtA gene encoding magnesium-translocating P-type ATPase has translation MGVETSQSFWQQTTDTAFLNLRSSVNGLSAEEARKRMADQGETKTLTKPWIADAKLLLSQFKSPLILLLLFAVIVSTVLGEYSNSLIVLLVLLTSGVLGFVQERNAGRAVQALQALIHTRATVRRDGKVQDVLIEEVVKGDIVLLRAGDMIPADALVLEANDLHVNESVLTGESFAVEKFAGESFVSSLNKASNAVFKGTSVINGTATVVAVKTGSDSELGKIAGSIQKAAPLTSFEKGITSFGKFLVWLTVIISSAIFVFNLFFHRPFFDSLLFSLALAVGIAPALLPAILTLTLSAGARRMAAQKVIVKKLSAIQNLGEIDVLCCDKTGTITEGVVQLQTAADSDAAKEQALLRYAYLNASFESGFANPIDEAIRQQKEIDITGYTKCDEVPYDFIRKRLSIVAEKDGRHLMITKGSFNTVLDVCTTAEEGSDLVPITAKKDALKKQFEAYSDKGFRVLAIAVKDVTGDPVINKDDECEMIFAGLLLFADPLKEDVLGSIQKLRSKGVSLKIITGDNYRVAQYIASQINLSPEKIVTGAELATMNAEELKAKVAATDLFAETLPAQKEAIIKALQNSGCSVGYLGDGINDASALKAADVGISVQGAVDVAKEAADMVLLDRHLDVINNGIEEGRKTFMNTLKYIFVTTSANFGNMFSMAIASLLLPFIPLLPIQILLNNFLSDIPAFGIASDAVDKELVRRPQKWNIAAIRRFMVVFGLQSSLFDFATFGLLYFVFRATPPTFRTAWFTESLLTQVMILWVIRTKRPFFKSKPAGYLRYATLAVFVVGVSLSYWPFAKLFAFLPLPLSLLAGILLITLAYLLLSEQTKRWVYKRL, from the coding sequence ATGGGTGTGGAAACATCGCAAAGCTTTTGGCAACAAACAACGGATACCGCCTTTCTCAACTTGCGATCGTCTGTAAATGGCTTATCGGCTGAAGAAGCGCGGAAGCGCATGGCGGATCAGGGCGAAACAAAAACCCTTACAAAGCCGTGGATAGCCGACGCGAAACTTTTGCTTTCGCAGTTTAAAAGCCCCTTGATTTTGCTGCTGCTGTTCGCCGTTATTGTGTCAACCGTTTTGGGCGAATACTCCAACAGCTTAATTGTGTTGCTGGTGTTGTTGACCAGCGGCGTTTTGGGTTTTGTGCAGGAACGAAACGCGGGCCGTGCCGTGCAGGCTTTGCAAGCGCTGATACACACCAGAGCCACGGTGCGGCGGGATGGCAAAGTGCAGGACGTGTTAATAGAAGAAGTTGTGAAAGGCGATATTGTTTTGCTTCGGGCCGGCGACATGATTCCCGCCGACGCCTTGGTTTTAGAGGCAAACGATTTGCACGTAAACGAATCGGTGCTTACCGGTGAATCTTTCGCCGTCGAAAAATTTGCAGGCGAAAGTTTTGTTTCGTCGTTGAACAAGGCATCCAATGCCGTGTTCAAAGGCACAAGCGTTATTAACGGCACGGCTACGGTGGTTGCCGTTAAAACCGGCAGCGATTCTGAATTGGGAAAGATTGCCGGCTCTATTCAAAAAGCAGCGCCGCTCACTTCCTTTGAAAAGGGAATTACCTCTTTCGGGAAATTCCTGGTTTGGCTCACGGTCATTATCTCGTCCGCTATTTTTGTTTTCAATCTTTTCTTTCACCGTCCTTTTTTTGATTCCCTGCTTTTTTCATTAGCCCTTGCGGTGGGCATTGCACCGGCTTTACTGCCCGCCATTCTTACCCTCACGCTTTCTGCCGGTGCCAGGCGGATGGCGGCGCAAAAAGTAATTGTAAAGAAATTAAGCGCCATTCAAAACCTGGGCGAAATAGACGTGCTGTGTTGCGACAAAACCGGCACCATTACCGAAGGCGTGGTGCAGTTACAAACGGCCGCAGACAGCGATGCAGCGAAAGAACAGGCCTTGTTGCGGTACGCTTATCTCAACGCTTCGTTTGAAAGCGGCTTCGCCAATCCCATTGACGAAGCCATCCGGCAACAAAAGGAAATTGACATCACCGGCTATACCAAGTGCGACGAAGTGCCGTATGATTTTATCCGAAAGCGATTGAGCATTGTGGCCGAAAAAGACGGAAGGCACCTGATGATTACCAAAGGTTCTTTCAACACGGTTCTTGACGTGTGCACAACGGCAGAAGAAGGCAGCGATCTTGTGCCCATCACCGCAAAAAAAGACGCGTTAAAAAAACAATTTGAAGCGTACAGCGACAAAGGCTTTCGCGTATTGGCCATTGCGGTAAAAGATGTAACCGGCGACCCGGTGATTAACAAAGACGATGAATGCGAGATGATCTTTGCAGGCCTCTTGCTTTTTGCCGACCCGTTAAAGGAAGACGTTCTCGGCTCCATTCAAAAGTTAAGAAGCAAAGGCGTTTCGCTAAAAATTATTACGGGCGACAACTACCGCGTGGCGCAATACATTGCTTCGCAAATTAACCTGAGCCCGGAAAAAATTGTAACAGGTGCCGAACTCGCAACAATGAACGCGGAAGAACTGAAAGCAAAAGTTGCCGCCACGGATTTATTTGCCGAAACCTTGCCGGCGCAAAAAGAAGCCATCATCAAAGCCCTGCAAAACAGCGGTTGCTCCGTCGGTTATTTGGGCGACGGCATCAACGATGCCAGTGCTCTCAAAGCAGCCGATGTCGGTATTTCGGTGCAAGGTGCGGTGGATGTGGCAAAAGAAGCCGCCGACATGGTGTTGCTCGACCGGCATTTGGATGTCATCAACAATGGAATTGAAGAAGGCCGCAAGACGTTCATGAACACGTTGAAATACATCTTCGTCACCACCAGCGCCAACTTCGGCAACATGTTCAGCATGGCCATTGCTTCGCTGCTTTTACCTTTCATTCCCTTGTTGCCCATACAAATTTTGCTCAATAACTTTCTCTCCGACATCCCGGCTTTCGGCATTGCCTCCGATGCGGTGGACAAGGAACTGGTAAGGCGTCCGCAAAAATGGAACATAGCCGCCATCCGCCGCTTCATGGTGGTTTTTGGCCTGCAAAGTTCTCTGTTTGATTTTGCCACGTTTGGCTTGCTGTATTTTGTTTTTCGTGCAACGCCGCCAACGTTTCGCACGGCCTGGTTTACCGAAAGCCTGTTAACGCAAGTGATGATTTTATGGGTGATAAGAACAAAGCGGCCTTTCTTCAAAAGCAAACCCGCAGGCTATTTGCGTTATGCAACGCTGGCAGTGTTCGTGGTCGGCGTATCGCTTTCTTATTGGCCCTTCGCCAAACTGTTTGCCTTCCTTCCCCTGCCGCTTTCCCTGCTTGCCGGTATTTTACTGATTACGCTTGCTTACCTTCTTCTTTCCGAACAAACGAAACGCTGGGTGTACAAACGACTGTGA
- a CDS encoding GerW family sporulation protein: MATENFVQQLASILSQGATVKNVFGEPIQAGDKTIVPVARIAYGFGGGFGQGKRPKKETSLTEQTAEGEGGGGGGGLKAQAKGVYEISPAGVRFISASPGKLVFIGAVIGFALKALLSSKHKGHCRMQCFRK, from the coding sequence ATGGCAACGGAAAATTTTGTTCAACAATTAGCCTCCATTTTGTCGCAGGGCGCAACGGTTAAAAACGTATTTGGCGAACCGATACAAGCGGGCGATAAAACCATTGTTCCGGTTGCCCGGATTGCCTATGGTTTTGGCGGCGGATTTGGGCAAGGGAAGAGGCCAAAGAAAGAAACCTCTTTAACCGAACAAACCGCCGAAGGTGAAGGTGGCGGAGGTGGTGGCGGACTTAAGGCACAAGCAAAAGGTGTGTATGAAATCTCTCCGGCAGGCGTTCGCTTCATTTCGGCTTCACCCGGAAAATTAGTTTTCATCGGCGCGGTGATTGGCTTTGCGCTTAAAGCATTGCTCTCTTCAAAACACAAAGGCCATTGCCGAATGCAATGCTTTCGTAAATAA
- a CDS encoding cation-translocating P-type ATPase, with product MQGLTENEAAERLKQYGKNAVHLNEGKRLLHIVAGVVKEPMFLLLVLACALYFLLGESAEGFMMVVALCFVGAISVYQEVRTSNALAALNDLTEPQATVVRDGVRKSIVVEMIVPGDLLLLSEGEKVPADAAVLHANDLTLNEAILTGEAFPVEKNAEEKIFQGTVINSGQCTATVTATGVHTALGKIGKSIITYNETQTELQLRVNKLVKRLALFGLSAFLLIFFVNFFHNHNFVSSLLFGLTLAMSAIPEEIPVAFSSFMALGAHSMSKLGIVTRQPQTVENLGAVNVICLDKTGTITANKMSVDAVCPFTGNESNFSAADLLYYTFLASEASPFDAMEKAIEEAFEKTGDSRKRHEMVKEFALEGRPPMMTHVYAEGNGFRAAAKGAVERILDVCALTAKQRESILHQAYSLASKGHRVLGVATALHTDEAFPQTQDEFHWQFTGLLSLYDPPKTFVKDVLQKFYKAGITAKLLTGDYAQTAHAIATEIGLRNGVPSLSGDEVMQSNDEELRKLVHTTNVFTRMYPEAKLKVVNALKAEGFIVAMTGDGVNDGPALKAADIGIALGKGGTEVARQSADLILTDDDLRKIGDAVEYGRKIFSNFKKAVRYIISIHIPIILIASLPLLLGWKYPNIYTPIHVIFLELIMGPTCSVFYEREPAEAAIMLQPPRRRNEGWFARDELFISISQGLIIALGILLLYYFYSATGASITEVRTVVFITLILCNIFLTYANRSFEQTILKTIRYKNNLALPTMVLSICFLLLLLFAPFAQGFFGMTNLPPLRFFVCLFTALLCVGWFELYKANLKSFSLPAFPDHKQALD from the coding sequence ATGCAGGGATTAACTGAAAATGAGGCCGCGGAGCGGTTGAAGCAATACGGAAAAAATGCCGTGCATTTAAACGAAGGCAAACGCCTGCTGCACATTGTGGCCGGCGTGGTAAAAGAGCCGATGTTCCTGTTGCTTGTGCTTGCCTGCGCTTTGTATTTTTTGCTGGGCGAAAGCGCCGAGGGTTTTATGATGGTGGTGGCACTTTGTTTCGTCGGCGCCATTTCGGTTTACCAGGAAGTGCGAACATCAAATGCATTGGCCGCATTAAATGATTTAACCGAACCGCAAGCTACCGTTGTGCGTGACGGCGTGCGAAAAAGCATCGTTGTGGAAATGATCGTTCCCGGCGACTTGCTTTTGCTTAGCGAAGGCGAAAAAGTTCCGGCCGATGCCGCAGTGTTGCACGCAAACGATTTAACGCTGAACGAAGCCATCCTTACCGGTGAAGCGTTTCCCGTAGAAAAAAATGCAGAAGAAAAAATATTCCAGGGCACCGTTATCAATTCTGGACAATGCACGGCAACGGTGACGGCCACCGGCGTGCACACGGCCTTGGGCAAGATTGGCAAATCCATCATTACCTACAACGAAACGCAAACGGAACTACAGCTTCGGGTGAACAAACTGGTAAAACGCCTGGCTTTGTTTGGCCTGTCGGCCTTCCTCCTCATCTTCTTCGTAAACTTTTTTCACAATCACAATTTTGTCAGCAGTTTGCTCTTTGGCCTTACACTGGCCATGTCGGCTATACCCGAAGAAATTCCCGTTGCCTTTTCGTCTTTCATGGCGCTGGGTGCGCATTCCATGTCAAAGTTGGGCATCGTTACAAGGCAACCGCAAACCGTAGAGAACCTTGGTGCGGTGAACGTAATTTGCCTGGACAAAACCGGCACCATTACGGCCAACAAAATGTCGGTGGATGCAGTGTGTCCTTTTACCGGCAACGAAAGCAATTTTTCTGCGGCAGACCTGTTGTACTACACCTTTCTTGCCAGCGAAGCATCGCCTTTTGATGCAATGGAAAAAGCCATTGAAGAAGCCTTTGAAAAAACAGGCGATTCACGAAAGCGGCACGAGATGGTAAAAGAGTTTGCGTTGGAAGGCAGGCCGCCGATGATGACGCACGTGTATGCCGAAGGCAATGGTTTTCGTGCTGCGGCCAAAGGCGCGGTGGAACGCATTCTTGATGTTTGTGCCCTTACCGCCAAACAACGCGAATCCATTTTGCATCAGGCGTATTCACTGGCGTCGAAAGGTCATCGTGTTTTGGGCGTGGCAACGGCCCTTCACACCGACGAAGCCTTTCCGCAAACGCAGGATGAATTTCACTGGCAGTTTACGGGCTTGCTCTCTTTATACGACCCGCCAAAAACTTTTGTCAAAGACGTGCTGCAAAAGTTTTACAAGGCCGGCATCACGGCGAAATTGCTCACCGGCGATTATGCGCAAACGGCGCACGCCATTGCCACTGAAATTGGTTTGCGTAACGGCGTGCCGTCGCTCTCGGGAGACGAGGTAATGCAAAGCAACGATGAAGAATTGCGAAAGCTTGTGCACACCACCAATGTTTTCACCCGCATGTATCCCGAAGCCAAGCTGAAAGTAGTGAACGCCTTGAAGGCCGAAGGATTTATCGTGGCCATGACGGGCGACGGCGTAAACGATGGCCCCGCCTTGAAAGCGGCCGATATTGGCATTGCCCTGGGCAAAGGCGGCACCGAAGTAGCGCGACAATCAGCGGACCTTATTTTAACCGATGATGACCTGCGCAAGATTGGCGATGCCGTTGAATACGGCCGCAAGATTTTCAGCAATTTCAAGAAAGCGGTGCGTTACATCATTTCCATTCACATTCCCATCATCCTGATTGCGTCTTTGCCCTTGCTGCTCGGCTGGAAGTATCCCAACATTTATACACCCATTCACGTGATTTTTCTGGAGCTGATCATGGGTCCCACCTGTTCTGTTTTTTACGAACGCGAACCCGCGGAGGCCGCCATAATGTTACAGCCGCCGCGCCGCCGCAACGAGGGCTGGTTTGCACGCGATGAACTCTTTATCAGCATCTCGCAGGGATTGATTATCGCCCTTGGCATTCTGCTGCTTTACTATTTTTATTCAGCTACCGGCGCCTCCATCACAGAAGTACGCACCGTTGTGTTCATCACGCTCATTCTTTGCAACATCTTTCTAACTTATGCCAACCGTTCCTTTGAGCAAACGATCCTAAAAACAATCCGCTACAAAAACAACCTGGCATTACCGACCATGGTTCTTTCCATCTGCTTTTTGCTGCTGCTTTTGTTTGCGCCTTTCGCGCAAGGTTTCTTTGGCATGACGAACCTTCCTCCGCTGCGTTTCTTTGTTTGTCTTTTTACGGCGCTGCTTTGCGTAGGTTGGTTCGAATTGTACAAAGCCAACCTGAAAAGCTTTTCCCTGCCGGCTTTTCCTGACCATAAACAGGCCCTTGACTGA
- a CDS encoding DUF998 domain-containing protein: MKTKNQTINEMRNSTKALLLCGVFASVWYTALNIFVPMLYNGYNVASQTVSELSAVGAPTKTVWVILGSVYTLLFLCFGWAVRIAAAENKHLRKAGNLLLLNGIVSLFWPLAPMHRREILAAGGATISDTMHLVLAALTVALMFLAVWFAAKTLGKRFRVYCYATLVVFAVFGMLTGIDAPKISVNAPTPFTGVWERINIGAFMLWMMVLAALLWRREDAKIHNENKNRRRGQTKLVTSRKALRR; this comes from the coding sequence ATGAAAACAAAAAATCAGACGATTAATGAAATGCGGAACAGCACAAAGGCCTTGCTTCTTTGCGGTGTTTTTGCTTCCGTTTGGTACACTGCTTTGAACATTTTTGTACCGATGCTGTACAACGGTTACAACGTTGCGTCGCAAACGGTAAGCGAGTTATCGGCCGTTGGCGCTCCAACAAAAACGGTGTGGGTCATACTCGGCTCTGTTTATACCTTGCTCTTCCTTTGCTTTGGTTGGGCCGTTCGCATTGCGGCCGCAGAAAACAAGCATTTGCGCAAGGCGGGAAATCTTCTGCTGTTAAACGGCATCGTGAGTTTGTTCTGGCCGCTTGCGCCCATGCACCGCCGCGAAATCCTGGCAGCCGGTGGCGCAACCATCAGCGACACGATGCACCTTGTTCTTGCTGCCCTTACCGTTGCACTCATGTTTCTTGCCGTTTGGTTTGCCGCAAAGACATTGGGAAAACGGTTTCGTGTTTACTGCTACGCAACGCTGGTTGTTTTCGCCGTGTTCGGAATGCTCACCGGCATTGACGCGCCAAAAATTTCCGTGAACGCACCGACGCCGTTCACAGGTGTTTGGGAGCGCATCAACATCGGCGCCTTTATGCTGTGGATGATGGTGCTTGCTGCCTTGCTGTGGCGGAGGGAAGACGCAAAAATCCACAACGAAAACAAAAATCGCAGGCGGGGCCAAACAAAACTTGTCACGTCGCGAAAAGCGTTGCGGCGATAA